TGTGTCATCAAGAAAATTACACAAGGTataaagatttgaagaaaataattaagtatACCACATGAGAAAAAATTTCGTTTCGAGAATATATTCAATGAGCTTTCCACGGGAGTGCGTGAACTTTAATGCTGTCTTTATTTCGAAACAACTACAAAAGTTAGCACCATGCATATGTGTCACGAGATGCCCATGCCGCATAAGTTTGAGTGAACAACTTCCGTATAAAAGCCACTCCCATTTGAACTTTCTTGAAAGGGTCATTCTTCTGTTTTGTGTCATCTTAACATAAAAGGTTTTAATTTTAATGTTTTGAACTGAAATCTGTTTGACTTAGCTATCATCTACCAAATGATGTCTTAAATATGGGATTATATCAACACCATCACatgaacgagagagagagagagagagagagagagagagagagagagagagagagatggatttTAGGGGCAATTCCATGAGAATGACGATGGCACTTTTCGTGCCAGTGTCACCGTTACTCCTTGAGGCACTAACCATCATAGAGGCCGTATCTCTCAAGGGTTCACTCTTCTGCAGATTGGTTTATTCAGTGGCTCGTGATCCACCCAGTAGCTAGAACGAAAAGAGCTGATTTCACTAGTAATTAGCAGCGCAAATAACAATTGACTAGTGCAGTTGCCTTCACTTAATAGATCACACTATTTAGATACGAGAACATTATACATCAACATTAGATTGCTTGCTTGGCTACAAGAAGGTCATCGTTTTTACTTGAACAACATGATACTCAAATGCAGCCTACATTGTTAATGGCAAAACCTCATGAAAGTTAAACGAGGAAAGACTAATCCTTGGTGGGTAAATTTCGAAATTGTCAACGCCCTCTTCAGTGTATGGGTTAAGTTAAACACAACTTCATATGAGTTTCTGCATAATTCAAGTGTATCgaagaaaaattgatcactttaATGCTTTTGACTACATATTCTAGCAATTCGTTGTACGTgactttttcattaaatttttaagtttcacatgacatttaaaaaaaaaaaaatttgaagtccAACTGGACAAAGCCTTCGGTCAGATCATCATTGAATCTTTATCTTTGGTTAACAACTTACATTTTTTCCAtctcttttccaatttcaaCCACCGTCTATGTCCCAACGCGACCAGCAGTATCAAAAGTTAAACCACATGCTTCGTCTGGTCTCTTCTTGTAGAGATCTTTAATTTTCTCTATGTATATGATGTAAAATCATCACGATACATATTATGACAGAAACCTTAATTTAAGTAATTAGTCATGTTACTTGTTTGAAAAAGCCAAGTAAGCTGGCATTTAAACCACCGTCTATGTCCCACAtggcatttgaaaaaaaaattgaagtccaaCATTGACAAAGCCATCTTCTTTGTATTCATCTTTATCTTTGGTTaacaattttacatttttccatcttttttccgaTCATTTTTTCAACAACCGTCTATGTCCCAAGGCGAACGGCAATATCAAAAGTCAAACCACATGCTTCGCCTTGTCTCTACTTGTAGAGATCTTCAATTTTCTCACCTAAATATGTGATATAATATCATCACGACACATATTATGACAAAAACCTTAATTCATGCAATTGATCATCTTACCTAGTTGAAAAAGCCAATGAGCACTATCATGCATTGGATTTGTGTGTGCACCTTGTAATTGGAATTTGAGTTGAGGTGAAACGTGTACTACGatggattttcaattaggaaatCTTACACCTGAATGGCATGAGATAATGGATAAAGGATTTATCGAACATTTGATATCTATATTAATACCAATCGCATTGACTCGTCACTCAAACCAAATTAAATATCTCACAACCAAAGAGATACTAACATCTACTTGTCTTTTTTTCTGACAAGCGCGTTTGCTTGACAAGGAAAATCAAGAATGGCGACATGATATGTAGTGTATGGTGCTTGTGCTTAGTCGGATCTTACAATTCTCGCCGATATCAAAATATCAAAGCACCATGCTATCAAAGGGACCGGTTGTCTTTTATcccataaataaaatcaaagatCCGTAAGGAATCTATTGCATGGCCCACGCAGCTACATAATTGCAACGTCCTTTGGCCCTTTAGCCATGACAGGGACGGACACCATTCGGTAGGGAGATCCTAAAAAATCAGGACCCATATTAGATATTTGTCATTTGTTAATTGATGTCTCTTTTGAAGCAAGGATTCGTGAACGAtatattatttagaaaatattttcataaaatcgATTATTTCTATCGCTTAAATATATATATcgtttatgaaaatatttaaatataaattgttgttgataatgagaaagaaaatattctccaaatcattaatttttcggaaaataaatggAACCTTATAATTTTTATACGGATTACAAATTTATAGTTAATTGTGAACATTCTAAGGGCAGAAATTAAACTATACTTAATTAGAGATATATGGATTTTCAAGATGTTGATTATTTAAATCACTCTCGTTTGCTTACAAGGGTGTGGATACTTGGAATCAACTCGAAAGATGACAAATCCATTCGTTTAAATGGGATTATTTGAGCTTAGTTGATAGCACAGAATATGCTTGTCTCGTAAAAgaggaaattttgattttaaaggcgctttgataaaaggaaaaattggaaCCCTTAGTTTAAATTACCCGTCATTACTTAGAAATTTAACGCCATAATTGGTAGTGGTGATtagaaatgataaaaagaatgCATATAATTATGGAGgacaagaagagaaaggaaTATAGTGTATCGAATATattttaagttttctttttaggGGAAATGACGTCAAAATACCATTACTTGCACAAGGCGCTCTCACTTCACTATAGAAACTTTTCAAGTAATCCCCTAAGtttcatatcaaataaaaattgaacacTTCAATGTTTCCGGCGCCATATTCTAACAACTCGTCCTTTGTGCattatttgtttgctttttcaGTTTGACgcaacatttttaaaatataattttttgaagtCCAACGTGATTTATAAGTCAAGCTAATTATAGTAATTGAATCTTTTACTGGTTATAGTTATGTCAAACATGTTCTATTTTTTGTAATTCAAAGCATAGTAGGCTTTAGCACTTACGCAAACTTATCAAAGAGGCCCTAATCGTTTGTTTGGTACAACTTTTCCTCCAACAGTTCCACATGTAAAAAGAGGCGTTGTGGCTTCTATAAGGTGTTTTGCAAGCATAGTGTAACCACAGCACCATCCCCATCAACGAGAGAATCTAATTGCTTTGAAGAAGTTATCCTATCCAATTTTTAAGTGCTGCGACATTAAAACACGTATTCTTAAatacacaaaaaaattcaatcacaGTAACGTCAAATGGATTCTTAGCTGTGATGATATTTGTCAATGATGAACTTTAATTTCTTGACATGGTCTCAAGAATAAGGAGGATTCCTGTGTTCGAATCTCGAGACGACCCAAAACTAAGATAATCCTTCAAGTtccaattatttcaaattaatctaTGTTTGGCTCAATTGCTTTTTCCCCCGCTTCATAAGACTTAGGCTATTAGGccaatactaaaaaaattacatgttttttttatgatattacaAATTCAATTCACATCACGAGCGAATCTTCGAACAGTTCATAATGTGTGGCCTAATACTGATATAATTCGTTAGTATTGTGAGGGCTCTTTgccaatcttaaacttttgaatgTGGCCATTTTGAGGGAGCCTAGCGCCGGTTGCTCCTCTTCTTTTACTTGTCAAATGGGTACAGAGTTTTTCTCACCAAAAGAAGAGGgccgaaaagaaaaacaattttcccccgggtttaaagaaaaaaggaaaaatgaaagtctCAAAAAGGTTCAAATTGCCGTGGGGGTGGGGCTGCCCTAGCTTTCTTATGTCCACTTCTGGCCAATCACACCTCATCCACATGCGTCGCACGTGGCAGACCATCACTTGCCAGCCTCCGTTTAGCAATTATGGCTGAAATGCCTCTATCACCCCCCATTAATCCCTTTGTATTTTTCCTCATAAATTACGTTCCCTCATATTTCGTCCCTAATAAATCTCCCTCTTCTTTATAAACCCACCATCGTCACTCATCACCAGCATTCAACCTTCATCTCCCTCGCCCCAGAAAACCCCCCCATCtgcaaacgagagagagagagaaaagatgggTCTTCACGGGCCATCAAGATCGCTCATGGGGatgttcttcttcctcatgcTCTTGGCCTTGTCGTCGGCCGCAGACATGTCGATTATCAGCTACGACCGCGCCCACGGCGGCGACCCCGGCCAGCGCACCGACGCCGAGGTCATGGCCCTCTACGAGTCGTGGCTCGTGAAGCACGGCAAGGCTTACAACGCCCTGGGCGAGAAGGAGAGGCGGTTCGATATCTTCAAGGACAATCTCCGGTTCATCGACGAGCACAACTCCGGGAATCGGACCTACACGCTCGGCTTGAACCGGTTCGCCGACCTGACCAACGAGGAGTACCGGTCCACGTATCTTGGGACCCGCCCCGATGCCAGCAGGCGGCTCACCAAGAGCCGGAGCAGCCGCCGATACGAGCCGCGGCTCGGGGAGCAGCTGCCGGAGTCTGTCGACTGGAGGAAGGAAGGCGCGGTGGTCGGCGTCAAGGATCAGGGAAGCTGCGGTGAGTTTCTCTGCGATTCTCTACTTTTGATAACTCGCgatttcttgggaaaaaaaaagggacctTCGGACAACTTGGTTTGACTccgaggggaaaaaaaaaccgaaaacaaagagagagagtaatttATAGTTGAGCTCTACATGAAAATCGGaaagttattttcattttagaagATCGCAGGTGATTGAAAAGGTtgatatttattaaataaagcAGGTGATTGAAAAGGTtgatatttattaaataaagcttccgataataataaattttaaattgggAAAGTAAGGAAGAAGCTGAAAACAAGAGGTATGCCAACTAAAAATgcccatttttttccttatttatcaCGGGGTTGGCtgtcttttgtttgtttttatatCTTGGGGTTATTTATCTGTCTTCGTCGGAGTTTCCCATTTCCTTTTGTCCTCGCGCGAATCATTTCTTGCGTCCAGAGGGGTCTGGAAGAGGACAATATATTAGGAACGTGCTTCTTGGGTTGTTCGGGATGATAATTACGAAGGATTGAGAAGGGCGGTCTTGTTATTATATTAAAGCCAGAAGAGTGTCGTGTTCCAGTTGTGCACTGCTTCGTCAGGAAGGAAGAGTTCATGGGGGTTAGGTTGAATTTGACTTTTCTTAGAACGTGACACCTGAGTCATTACGCGAACTTTTTAAATGCTGCTCGAGTAGTCtcggaaaagaagaagaagagtcgTTTTGGGGTCTATTAACAGgagattttttttggtaataagaCTGCTTAATCATGGGATTTGCCGGGCAGGAATTTATCTGTTCTGGTGTAAGGTGGTTTGGTTTTTGGAATACTCAGTCAGCAGTAGAAGtgaaggagaaataaaaaataaaaaataaaaactaatcgGGAACGTGAGATTAGAGACGTGAACATGTGAGAGAGTGTCCATGAAGCTGCTTGTGCCgaacttcttttgaaaatgatcgtTCGGCTCTTACGCAGCAGAGAGGTTTTACGTAACTGACCCACTTGAACCAGCTCATGGAAATaaattgagtttgaatcaaGACACTAGAGTACGGTACTCGTTTCGTGGTAGATCAGATGATAAGATGtgtggggaaaatatttttctttcatggcgATCAGTAAATCTCATCGTCTATCTGATTTATCTTCTGCCGAAATAATGGAATTATCTTAGATCATAttacagttaaaaaaaaagagagagagatcagaatATACCTTTGGTACGTGTAAAATACTGTTATTAGACACAATGAACCAGCGAAAGCAAGAGCATGAGAAACGTCATTAGTATGGTATTGCTTCCATTACACAACTAACAAGTATCCCCATGCCTGCCTCACACTTGTTTATTGGCCTGGTGACCCATTAGGCTCGAAGCGTAAATGAACAGAGATCGAAAGATGTATGCAAAAATGGCGTCGTCAACATGGCTTAAGAGGGACGATAAACATTTAGATGATGAGACCTCCTGAAGTCTCAATCTGATCAGAACTTTTAGGGTCTTCATGTCAACCCAAGCTGTGTAACTCACTTCAGGATTGCCATATACTTAAAATCGCATTTGTTTAATGAGTTTTTGGGGTTGTTGAAGTCTTAATATTGACCACCAATACTTCATGTTCAAAGATATGTGATTGTGTTTGAATTGACTCTGATAAAATCAGGGAGTTGCTGGGCCTTCTCCACCATTGCTGCCGTGGAGGGGATAAACAAACTTGTGACTGGTGATCTGATCTCGCTGTCGGAGCAGGAGCTGGTGGACTGCGATACTACTTATAATGAAGGTTGCAATGGAGGTCTCATGGACTATGCTTTCGAGTTCATCATCAACAATGGTGGCATTGACTCTGAGGAAGATTATCCGTATAAAGCTGTCGATGGCAAATGTGACCAATATCGAGTCAGTTTTGATCCATCTGTCTTTCGGTGGTTAGAGAGAAGCATTTTGATAAGGTTTGTCTCATGTTTTTTCCTATTCTGTTCTGCAGAAGAATGCCAAAGTTGTTACGATAGATGATTATGAAGATGTTCCAGCGAACGATGAGAAAGCATTGCAAAAGGCAGTTGCTAATCAACCAGTGAGTGTGGCCATTGAAGCCGGTGGTCGGGCATTTCAGTTGTACCAGTCGGTAAGATCCTCTCCCAAGCATGACAACTTTTGTGTCTCTTTCCAAGAGAGAGATTAACGAACATGAAGTAAGCTGTGAATCTGCAGCTTATACAACTTTAAAAAACCCTTTTCATGAATAAGTTCCCCTGGGTTAACTCATGCATTTCTCAAGCCTTCTTCCTAAATGAATTGAGTAAGCTGGTTTGCTCTTTTAGTTACAACAACAGAACATCATCAACCGCCATCTTTCTGGAAGCCTTTCCAGAAGCATTCTTCAATTGTAACATGCATCCCTCAGAAGACTAAGAATTGATCTTAAAAGTTTTGTGCCACTTGCATCAGCAACTGATTTTCTTAACTGTAATTTTTGCAGGGTGTTTTCAGTGGACGATGTGGTACTGCACTGGACCACGGAGTGACTGCCGTAGGATATGGCACAGAAAAAGGTATGAATTACTGGATCGTAAAGAACTCTTGGGGCAAAAGCTGGGGAGAGCAGGGTTACATCAGAATGGAGCGTAGCTTGACCAATACTATAACTGGCAAGTGTGGGATCGCAATGGAAGCATCTTACCCCATCAAAAATGGCCCGAATCCCCCGAACCCAGGGCCATCTCCCCCGTCTCCAATAAAACCACCGACCACTTGTGATCGTTATTACTCTTGTGCTGAGAGCACGACTTGCTGCTGCGTCTATCAGTATGCCAACTATTGCTTCGCCTGGGGATGCTGCCCGCTTGAGGCCGCCACATGCTGTGAGGACCATGAAAGCTGCTGCCCTCATGACTACCCCATCTGCAATGTAAATGAAGGAACCTGCTTGATGGTAATAAACCGTGAAAGCTCTTGCTTTGATCAGTCAACATTTTGATATTGGCCTCATTACCATCTGAGGGTATTTCCTTTTATATGTTTGGATTGGATTTTGCTGATATTGATTTTTCCCGCAGAGCAAGAACAACCCTCTTAGTGTAAAGGCATTGAAGCGTACCCCAGCACAGTTTCATTGGGCCTTTGGGAGCGGTGGCAAGAAGAGCAGCGCGTAATGAGAAGGTTTGCCAAAGTGAAGCAATTGCAGCGAGTCACTTCAATATGCCTACTTCATTTCACTATAGTAAGGGGATTACAGCTGAGTCCCTATCAGTATTACCAAAcagttgaaaagtttaattgATGTTAATCAGACGAAGAATATGTATATAGTACTATATTTATTGTTGGTGTTTTATTTGTCAACAGACTGATTGTTCCTGGCTTCCAGCATGTTTGTTTATGGATCCAGTTAAATTTACTTAAGAGGAAGTATGCTCAGTCCTTTGAATGCTTTCTGTTGCTTAATGCTGCATATGCTTTTGTGCCCCCTCGTTAGTCTTCATTATGAGAATGTGGAGGGATCAGAGAAGATCTTTTTGCAAATCCTCATCGACAATCATGAATGTTGAGTACGGTTTCGGGCATATTTGTCGTTCGGAATAGGCACATGCTGTTAAAGCACTAACCTCAGCTCCGCCACAATATCATACCACGTCACATTCAAAGAAGAACAGCGCATTGGAGAAGATGCTCGAAACTCGCCATTTGGGCAAAAATGTTGAATCGGTGTGGTGCAACGCCTCTTAATTAGTTTGGTGGAGCAACATGGTGACTTGCCATTGTACTTCTGCAACAGGTTTATTGGGTTTTTGCGAAGTCATAATACAGTGACTCGATGTATTAATGAAAGTAGATGCCTCCTTGCAGATTGCATGAGATGGTTGAGACAGTGAGCTAGATAGAGATTTTTCACCCGAACTTAACAAGAATTAATGATCCAAAAGTCCATCACCAAGAAAGCTCTTGGACGGAGAATACACAATATCATCAGAGACATGAAAAACTTGTCTGGAAAAGGGTATCCATGGTTAGCTTCAATTTTACCTCAAGGGTTTGCAAAAGTGACGCTCATACATTTATCCAACGGGCATCTTTAAATTAGTACTTCCTTTGTATCCACTGCTCTCCTAGGAAATGCTAGATACTCGTTCTACCACGCTAACACAGCCACACGCATTTTGGAAGTTTTTGTCTTGGTCTTATGTGCCTAAGGAATGCTCGTGAGTGTACTGCATCAGCTCACCAACAGAAGTACTTCTTGAAATTTGATCGTTGCATGGTACTGAACAAGCGAGCTTCTATGTGCTGATACAGATAAGGTGATCACTGTACATATAAACAAAAGATCACTCTTTGTTATTGGACCATGAGTCACTGATTTTGCTTGGCAATCATCAAAGGGACAAAAAAGGAGTTTATGATGTCTCAAGACAACCGATCGGCTTCTCACGAATGCTCACGTGGTCTTTTCTTTGTGGGCTATAGATGTGTGCTGAAGAAGTCCTTGTTAGGGACCAATGATTCCctgttttcttttggtactgTCCACTTTGACCCTCCTCTGCATTCTTTAAATAGTTCGAGAATAGGAATGACTAAACCAATGCCCAATGGCTTTCTGATTGCATCATGAACCCATTTGCTCGAGTAAgcaaatagaaagagaaaaacaacTTCATTTGTTCATTCGTTTGCACTCGGGCAGCAGCAACCATCATTTGCAGCGTTGTCCATCCCTATTTCCCATCCTCACCACTTTCCATACAATTCAGCAACGTATCTGGCAACCTCTGGCTCCTTTGAATTGGCTCAACCGGCATATCGGCCTTCAACTCAGGGCTCGAGTTACTGCCCATCAGGTAAACTCGATTCGCCATCTTTAATCTTTTAGGAAATCTTCAGGGAAGAGTTACATAGAAACATCGTGCATGCGTGTCAATGGAGCAAAGTTCGTTTTAGCATGTCTAGTTACAACTTACATTGTTGGCCGACATTGTTTCTGGTTATGATAAGAAAAACCTCATCCGTAGTTTTCCCTAACTGTATTAAAGCTTGAACACGTCATTCTTTAGCTAATGGCCTTGTGTTTTTCTTAAGTCCCATTGATGGTTCACGGTCATACCTACACCCATAAAAGAAGGTGATTTAGCAAGAGAGTAGCATCCAACTTGAAACTAAAACACCTTCATTCTCgtatgccattttctttttttatccaatCGTGACATTATACTAAATTAAAGGTAGAGTGAACAAGCATAATCCGGCTCGTTAGATTCAACAGGTCGGT
The window above is part of the Eucalyptus grandis isolate ANBG69807.140 chromosome 6, ASM1654582v1, whole genome shotgun sequence genome. Proteins encoded here:
- the LOC104447866 gene encoding low-temperature-induced cysteine proteinase; this encodes MGLHGPSRSLMGMFFFLMLLALSSAADMSIISYDRAHGGDPGQRTDAEVMALYESWLVKHGKAYNALGEKERRFDIFKDNLRFIDEHNSGNRTYTLGLNRFADLTNEEYRSTYLGTRPDASRRLTKSRSSRRYEPRLGEQLPESVDWRKEGAVVGVKDQGSCGSCWAFSTIAAVEGINKLVTGDLISLSEQELVDCDTTYNEGCNGGLMDYAFEFIINNGGIDSEEDYPYKAVDGKCDQYRKNAKVVTIDDYEDVPANDEKALQKAVANQPVSVAIEAGGRAFQLYQSGVFSGRCGTALDHGVTAVGYGTEKGMNYWIVKNSWGKSWGEQGYIRMERSLTNTITGKCGIAMEASYPIKNGPNPPNPGPSPPSPIKPPTTCDRYYSCAESTTCCCVYQYANYCFAWGCCPLEAATCCEDHESCCPHDYPICNVNEGTCLMSKNNPLSVKALKRTPAQFHWAFGSGGKKSSA